In Candidatus Zymogenus saltonus, a genomic segment contains:
- the ablA gene encoding lysine 2,3-aminomutase, whose translation MRDYRDIDLFKDTTPDQWNDWKWQVKNRITKLEDLKRVVNISPKEEEGIKETLELFRMAISPYYASLMDPDNPKCPVRMQAIPSINETRKAPADLVDPLSEDEDSPVAGLTHRYPDRVLFQVTDQCTMYCRHCTRRRVVGINDQMRSKEELQADIDYIEEATDVRDVLLSGGDPLTMSDDKLEEIVAKLRDIPHVEIIRIGSRTPVVLPQRITPELVDMLSRYHPIWFNTHFNHPKEITAESARACDLLSRGGIPLGNQSVLLRGVNDCIHVMKRLLHELVKIRVRPYYIYQCDLSVGIEHFRTSVGKGIEIMERLRGHTSGLCVPTFVVDAPGGGGKIPVMPQYMISRSDHKIILRNYEGFISAYTEPAVGPEECEICKELRKKGEEGIGIEKLFTGEAQTLRPTDSVREKRKSRFHA comes from the coding sequence ATGAGAGACTACAGAGATATCGACCTCTTTAAAGATACAACGCCCGACCAGTGGAACGACTGGAAGTGGCAGGTCAAAAACCGGATCACCAAGCTTGAAGACCTCAAGCGTGTGGTAAATATATCGCCGAAAGAGGAGGAAGGAATAAAGGAGACGCTCGAACTCTTCAGGATGGCGATATCGCCCTACTATGCGTCGCTCATGGATCCCGACAACCCGAAGTGCCCGGTCAGGATGCAGGCGATACCCTCCATTAACGAGACCCGAAAGGCGCCTGCAGACCTTGTTGACCCCCTCTCCGAGGACGAGGACTCCCCCGTGGCCGGCCTCACCCACAGGTATCCGGACAGGGTCCTCTTTCAGGTCACCGACCAGTGCACCATGTACTGCCGTCACTGCACGAGGCGAAGGGTGGTCGGCATAAACGACCAGATGCGCTCGAAAGAGGAGCTTCAGGCGGATATCGACTACATCGAGGAGGCCACAGACGTGAGGGACGTCCTCCTCTCCGGCGGAGATCCCCTGACGATGAGCGACGATAAACTCGAGGAGATAGTGGCGAAGTTGAGGGATATACCCCATGTCGAGATAATCAGGATCGGGTCGAGGACGCCGGTCGTCCTCCCGCAGCGGATCACCCCGGAGCTGGTGGATATGCTCAGCCGCTATCACCCGATATGGTTCAACACCCACTTCAACCACCCGAAGGAGATAACGGCCGAATCCGCAAGGGCCTGCGACCTCCTGAGCAGGGGCGGGATACCGCTAGGGAACCAGTCGGTGCTCTTGAGGGGCGTAAACGACTGCATCCACGTGATGAAAAGGCTCCTCCACGAGCTTGTCAAGATCCGCGTCCGCCCCTACTACATCTACCAGTGCGACCTCTCGGTGGGGATCGAGCACTTCAGGACGTCGGTAGGAAAGGGGATAGAGATAATGGAGCGCCTCAGGGGGCACACCTCCGGACTCTGCGTCCCGACGTTCGTCGTCGACGCCCCCGGCGGCGGCGGGAAGATCCCCGTCATGCCCCAGTACATGATCTCAAGGAGCGACCACAAGATCATCCTGAGAAACTACGAGGGTTTCATAAGCGCCTACACGGAGCCGGCCGTAGGCCCCGAGGAGTGCGAGATATGCAAGGAACTCAGGAAAAAGGGGGAGGAGGGGATCGGCATCGAGAAGCTCTTCACAGGGGAGGCCCAGACGCTTAGGCCCACCGACTCGGTTCGGGAGAAGAGAAAGAGCCGGTTCCACGCTTGA
- a CDS encoding N-acetyltransferase: MKNEIDIRSETADDQKSIYDLHLSAFGRRVEPELVGKIRSKENFIPELSLVAVNENKILGHLLFSIITIESEGKEIPVLALSVISVLPEYQKKGIGTKLIKRGLEKCRRLGHNVIIVIGHPSYYPRFGFVPASGYGLSVPFEAPDEAVMAAELAHGALNGISGTIQYPPEFAEDLP; the protein is encoded by the coding sequence ATGAAAAATGAGATAGATATCCGCTCCGAGACGGCGGACGACCAAAAATCAATCTACGACCTGCATCTCAGCGCCTTCGGGAGAAGAGTCGAGCCGGAGCTTGTAGGAAAAATCCGCTCCAAGGAGAACTTCATCCCGGAGCTCTCCCTTGTAGCGGTGAACGAAAACAAGATATTGGGACACCTCCTCTTCAGCATTATCACCATTGAATCGGAAGGGAAGGAAATTCCCGTCCTTGCCCTTTCGGTCATCTCCGTGCTCCCGGAATACCAGAAAAAGGGCATAGGCACAAAACTGATAAAAAGGGGCCTTGAGAAGTGCCGGCGCCTGGGGCACAATGTCATCATCGTCATAGGACACCCCTCCTACTATCCCCGCTTCGGCTTTGTTCCCGCCTCCGGTTACGGGCTTTCAGTCCCCTTCGAGGCGCCGGACGAAGCGGTCATGGCGGCGGAGCTTGCCCACGGGGCCTTAAACGGGATATCAGGAACTATTCAATATCCGCCGGAGTTTGCCGAGGACTTGCCTTAA
- a CDS encoding CoA-binding protein: protein MGKKANLKDVFYPKNVAVVGASENFAKLGFHALKAAISGGLKGKVFPVSPSLAGREIMGVPGYGSIEDLPEDAQLMVFAIPHDKIVEALKSAANKGAKGVVIFAGGFREVGEEGVRLQREVRETADRLGIKIIGPNCVGTVNIHHGLNATFAHPLSLLKKGGVSVVSQSGGTGSAIVTTMMDNNVGLSKFISIGNRVNLDFAELVDYLADDDDTDVICLFIEGMDDGRAFFESAGAASKKKPIIAYQAGFTETTRRLSLSHTGSMSASEDIYRAAYKQSGVLFVNDYEELVDTAKALSAFADLPIPKLNSGERPGVAIFTHTARPALIVAETIEKGGAVLPDFTEKSKEKIVEFAPEFTVPTNPLDMFAHAWFMTDMYLKAADLALSQPNIHIACSCYSGGSEVGIAFPAEKYAEIARQHNKPAVICLMAPYAHFEERAAADDAGAPTFNSPHKAGRTIANMVRWWRMKNRV, encoded by the coding sequence ATGGGCAAAAAAGCAAACCTTAAGGACGTGTTCTATCCCAAGAACGTGGCCGTGGTGGGGGCTTCGGAAAACTTCGCCAAGCTCGGCTTTCACGCCCTCAAGGCCGCAATCAGCGGTGGGCTTAAGGGGAAGGTCTTTCCCGTTTCCCCGTCCCTGGCGGGAAGGGAGATCATGGGGGTTCCCGGCTACGGGTCTATCGAAGACCTTCCGGAAGACGCCCAGCTGATGGTCTTTGCCATCCCCCACGACAAGATAGTCGAAGCCCTGAAGTCCGCCGCCAATAAGGGGGCGAAGGGGGTGGTGATATTCGCCGGGGGCTTCAGGGAGGTGGGGGAAGAGGGAGTCAGGCTCCAGAGGGAGGTGAGGGAGACGGCCGACCGCCTCGGGATAAAGATCATCGGGCCGAACTGCGTCGGTACAGTGAACATCCACCACGGGCTCAACGCCACGTTCGCCCATCCCCTGTCTCTGCTGAAGAAGGGCGGAGTCTCGGTGGTAAGCCAGAGCGGCGGAACCGGGTCCGCCATCGTGACCACCATGATGGACAACAACGTTGGGCTCTCGAAGTTCATCAGCATCGGAAACCGGGTCAACCTCGACTTCGCCGAGCTCGTCGACTACCTGGCCGACGACGACGACACCGACGTCATCTGCCTCTTCATCGAGGGGATGGACGACGGGAGGGCGTTCTTCGAGTCCGCCGGGGCCGCCTCCAAGAAGAAGCCGATCATAGCCTACCAGGCCGGCTTCACCGAAACCACCAGGCGTCTCTCCCTCTCCCACACCGGCTCCATGAGCGCATCGGAGGATATCTACCGGGCGGCATACAAGCAGTCCGGGGTGCTCTTCGTCAACGACTACGAGGAGCTAGTGGACACGGCAAAGGCGCTGTCGGCCTTTGCCGACCTCCCGATCCCGAAGCTCAATAGCGGCGAGAGGCCGGGCGTTGCGATCTTCACCCACACGGCGAGGCCGGCGTTGATCGTAGCCGAGACGATCGAGAAGGGGGGCGCCGTCCTCCCCGACTTCACCGAGAAGAGCAAGGAGAAGATAGTGGAGTTCGCCCCGGAGTTCACCGTACCAACGAATCCCCTCGACATGTTCGCCCACGCCTGGTTTATGACCGACATGTACCTGAAGGCCGCGGACCTCGCCCTGTCGCAGCCGAATATCCACATCGCATGTTCCTGTTACAGCGGAGGCTCCGAGGTGGGGATTGCGTTTCCCGCCGAAAAATACGCGGAGATAGCAAGGCAGCACAACAAGCCCGCGGTCATCTGCCTGATGGCGCCCTACGCCCACTTCGAGGAGCGGGCCGCGGCCGACGACGCCGGCGCCCCGACGTTCAACAGCCCCCACAAGGCGGGAAGGACGATCGCCAACATGGTACGCTGGTGGAGGATGAAAAACAGGGTTTGA